GTCCAGGAGGTCCGGCCTGACCCCGTACTTGATGCGGATCATGAGCTCGGTCAGCTTGGGGTAGGCGTCCTTGTTGAAGATGTTGGCCAGCTCGCGCATGGAGTAGATAAGCCATTCCCCTGCCTCCACCTTGCTGCGGAGGTCCCCCGGCCCCATGCCGTACTTGTGCAGGAGCTCGTCCTCCTCCATCTCTTGGACCCAGTCATCCAGGCAGCAGGCGGTCTTCAGCTCGGACAGGTAGAACTCGTACTGGTCGAGGTCCTCGGGGGGCTTGAGCAGCAGGTCCTCCTCCCTCGTCATCATGACCTGCTCGACCCACTCGTAGTCCGCTCTCTTCAGATACATGGTCATGATGTCCGGCGTGGAGCACACGGCATGCAGGAGGCCGAAGTAGGAGCTGTCGGGCTTGAACTCCTTGAGGGCGTCGCGCAGCTTCACGGCGGTGAGGGGGTCGATGTAAAGATCGGACACCCTTCGCCCGAAGAACGTTGGCTTCAGGCGGTCGCGGTCCGTCCAGACCATCTCCTCGTTCTCCAGGAACTCCAGCACGTTGTCCGCCGCCTCCTCCAGACCGGTCATGGTGGTCTGGTGGGCGAAGAAGGTGGAGTTGAGGAAGTCCATGAGGGAGTCGCGCGAGGTCGCCGTGCCGGTGGCCACGAGGGCGAGGACATGGGAGCGCAATACCGGCTCGCTGCCCAGCTTGGAGTAGATATCCTCCGAGTCGTTCAGGAGATAGTTCTCCATGAGGAAGTGCATGTCCTCCTCATCCTTGGCCAGGAGGATCGCTTCACCGTATGGGTCGTACTTGGGCCGGCCGGCCCGGCCGCACATCTGTTTGATCTCCAGGACCGGGATGGCGACATTGCCTCCGTCCTCGTACCTGTACACGTCCCTGATGATGACCCTCCGCGCCGGGAGATTGATCCCCGCCGCCAATGTGGGAGTGGCCACGATGCACTTGATCTTCCCCTTCTTGAAGTTCGACTCCACGAACCTCCGCTGCTCATTGGTGAGGCCGGCGTGATGGAACGCCACCCCCTGCTTGACGCAACCCCGGAGTCTCTTGCCCACCGTGGTCGGCTCTCCCTGGTCTTCAGCCAGGTCCTCGTCCACGTCGAACTTCTGCTCCGGCACCAGCTCCTTCATCCACGGGGCGAACTTCGAGGCCAGCCCTTCGGCCGACTTACGGGTGTTGACGAACACCAGGCATTGTCCGCCCTCCACCACGGAGTCGGAGACCAGGGACCACACTGGGTCCTTTCTCATCGGGACCTTGCGCTTGGTGTTGTTGGTGAAGTGGACCACCCCGTCGGTGTACACCCCTTCCTTCAGCGGGGTAGGCCTCCAGGTCGAGGCGATGTTCTCCGCCTGGAGCCAATCGGCCACCTCCTTGGAGTTCTTGATGGTGGCCGACAGGGCGATGACCTGGAGGCTGGGATTGAACCGGCGGAACTTGGCCAGAGTGATCTCCAGGGTCGGTCCCCGGCCGGGGTCATGGATGAGGTGCACCTCGTCGGCAACGACCAGGGAGATATGCTGAAGCCAGTTGCCCTGGTGCCTCAGCAGCGAATCGGCCTTCTCCGACGTCGCCACGATGATGTCGAACTTGTCCAGCTGGGGGTCGGGGGAGTCCAGGTCGCCGGACGACACGCCCACCTTCACGCCGAGCTTCTCGAACCGCTTCAGGTCATCGTACTTTTCCGCCGCCAGCGCCCTCAGGGGAACGATGTACAGCACCTTGCCGCCGAGCTCCAGGACATGCTTGAGCGCGGCGAGGTAGGCCACCAGGCTCTTGCCCGAGGCGGTGGGGATGGCCAGCATGAGATTGCGGCCGTCGAGCGCGAGCGGCACGGCCTTGGCCTGGGGCGGGTGCAGCTCCACGATGCCCTCCTCCTTGAGCACCTCGGCCACTCCCTTCGGCAGTTCAAGCTCGTCCACCCTCAATTCCATCGCCCTTGCATGGCGTCCAATGCCCTCGTCGGTAATGAGGATTGCCCTCGGTGGACCGACGCCCGTACGGACGTTCGGCCCCGGGCCGCAATAGCCTTCATTATATTGTTATCCCATACGATAATACTCATTTCGGAGAATGAAAAACTGCGGGGCGAGCGGTCCGTTCGTCCCAAAATATTAGAAAACTGCCGCTCATGCCGCTCTCTCGTCATTTAACATTTGGGACCTATTATTCTATGCTGGCTCTGCCAGATAGTATATAAGTATGGGGTAACGCTTATCTAGTGGTAGGCTTATGAGTTGAGTTGGAGCAGGTGCAATATGAGCAACGACGAGTCGCAAGCCGTGGCTCGGTGCCTTGATGTTGACGAGTGGATCGAGGCCCAAGGCTTCGAGACCACGGCGGACATCAAGATCCCGGAGAAGCTCGCTGATCAGGTCATCGGTCAGGATGCTGCTGTGGAGGTCATTAGGAAGGCCGCCGAACAGAAGCGCCACGTGATGCTGATCGGAGAGCCCGGGACCGGTAAGTCCATGCTCGCCAAGTCCATGACCGAGTACCTGCCCAAAGGCGAACTACAGGACATAATCGCGTACCATAACCCGGACGATCCCAACGAACCGAAGATCAGGATCGTGCCTGCGGGGAAGGGCAAGGAGATCGTGGCGGCCCAGAAGAAGGAGGCCATGCAGCGCAAGCAGCAGAAGGCCTCCATGGTGACCGCGATAATCTTCATGGTGCTCATCCTGACGATCGCGCTGTACGTCACCGTCCAACCGCCAGACACCAACATCATTCTGAT
This sequence is a window from Methanomassiliicoccus luminyensis B10. Protein-coding genes within it:
- a CDS encoding DEAD/DEAH box helicase, producing MELRVDELELPKGVAEVLKEEGIVELHPPQAKAVPLALDGRNLMLAIPTASGKSLVAYLAALKHVLELGGKVLYIVPLRALAAEKYDDLKRFEKLGVKVGVSSGDLDSPDPQLDKFDIIVATSEKADSLLRHQGNWLQHISLVVADEVHLIHDPGRGPTLEITLAKFRRFNPSLQVIALSATIKNSKEVADWLQAENIASTWRPTPLKEGVYTDGVVHFTNNTKRKVPMRKDPVWSLVSDSVVEGGQCLVFVNTRKSAEGLASKFAPWMKELVPEQKFDVDEDLAEDQGEPTTVGKRLRGCVKQGVAFHHAGLTNEQRRFVESNFKKGKIKCIVATPTLAAGINLPARRVIIRDVYRYEDGGNVAIPVLEIKQMCGRAGRPKYDPYGEAILLAKDEEDMHFLMENYLLNDSEDIYSKLGSEPVLRSHVLALVATGTATSRDSLMDFLNSTFFAHQTTMTGLEEAADNVLEFLENEEMVWTDRDRLKPTFFGRRVSDLYIDPLTAVKLRDALKEFKPDSSYFGLLHAVCSTPDIMTMYLKRADYEWVEQVMMTREEDLLLKPPEDLDQYEFYLSELKTACCLDDWVQEMEEDELLHKYGMGPGDLRSKVEAGEWLIYSMRELANIFNKDAYPKLTELMIRIKYGVRPDLLDLVRLKGVGRARARSMYNHGVRNAEDIRNVDIIKLARMPKIGDHLAKALKDQVGAPKMAKLPEKSAEQAEAVKEAKEEMKKEEHKDRGQRSLLDF